From a single Mobula birostris isolate sMobBir1 chromosome 13, sMobBir1.hap1, whole genome shotgun sequence genomic region:
- the LOC140207072 gene encoding uncharacterized protein encodes MAHQRVHTGERPFTCSDCGKGFTFSSKLKVHQRVHTGERPFTCSQCGKGFTQASHLLIHQAVHTAERDFTCSNCGKSFLHSSTLQRHRSVHTGQRPFTCSVCGKTFTQSSHLQSHQRVHTGEKPFTCSECGKGFTQSAHLQSHQRVHTGEKPFTCSDCGKGFTRSSNLQMHQRVHTGERPFTCSDCGKGFHQSSTLQRHQQVHTGEKPFTCSDCGKGFTRSSSLLEHQSDHSGERPFTCSECGKGFTCSSKLKVHQRVHTGERPFTCHECGKGFTSSSHLKVHQRVHTGERPFTCRECGKGFHRSSNLVTHQQVHTGERPFTCCECGKAFTRSSHLLRHRSVHTG; translated from the coding sequence atggctcaccagcgagtgcACACCGGGGAgcgaccattcacctgctcggactgtgggaagggattcactttttcatctaaactgaaggtacatcaaagagttcacactggagagaggccgttcacctgctcacagtgcgggaagggattcactcaggcgtCTCACCTACTGATACATCAGGcagttcacactgcagagagggatttcacctgctcaaactgtgggaagAGTTTCCTTCActcttccaccctacagagacaccggtcagttcacactgggcagaggccgttcacctgctcagtctgtgggaagacattcactcagtcatcccacctacagagtcaccagcgagttcacactggggagaagccattcacctgctcagaatgtgggaagggattcactcagtcagcccacctacagagtcaccagcgagttcacactggggagaagccgttcacctgctcagactgtgggaagggattcactcggtcatccaacctacagatgcaccagcgagttcacactggggagagaccgttcacctgctcagactgtgggaaaggattccatcaatcatccaccctacagagacaccagcaagttcacactggggagaagccattcacctgctcagactgtggaaagggattcactcggtcatcctccCTATTGGAACACCAGTCAGATCactctggggagaggccattcacctgctcagaatgtgggaaaggattcacttgctcatctaaactgaaggtacatcagcgagttcacactggggagaggccgttcacctgccatgaatgtgggaaaggattcacttcatcatctcatctgaaggtacaccagcgagttcacactggggagaggccattcacctgccgtgaatgtgggaagggattccatcGATCATCCAATCTAGtgacacaccagcaagttcacactggggagaggccgttcacctgctgtgaatgtgggaaagcaTTCACACGATCATCACATCTACTaagacaccggtcagttcacactgggtag